CGTCCGCTGCAAATTCTCGACGCCGCATTCGAGGAATTTACCAAAAGAGGTTTCACCGCGACGCGGGTGGAGGACATTGCGGAACGGGTGGGTGTTACGAAGGGCACGGTCTACGTCTATTTCGAGACCAAGGAGGCACTGTTCGAGGCGATGGTCAGACATGCCTCCCAGCCGTTTCAGGAGGCCTTCAAGGCCTATACGTATAAATCCGACGACCCCGTCGAGGAGCTTCGCTTGCTGCTCGAATTCCTGTTCGACGCCTTGGTCGACAACCGAAAAATGCGCGAACTCTTCCGCTTGATCGTCGCGGAGGGCGCAAAATTCCCCGATCTCATCGATCAGCACCATGATACGATGATGACGCCGGTCTTTGCGCGCATCAATACGATCCTTGAGGAAGGCGTGGCGAAAAAGAGATTCAGGGCCAATCCGCCCGAACTCGCCAAGGTGGTTATGTCACCCATGGTGGGAACATTGGTGTTCCGGCTGATCTTCGATGACCGGCGCAGTCTGGACAGGCAGGCCGTCCTGTCGATTCACCTCGATCTGATCATGCGCGGGCTGCTGGCCTGATCATCAAAGTCGCCGCGGCATTTAGTAACCGAGGGCTATTCCTGGCTTTCGAGCCGGTATCGCGAGCCGGGATACAGTAACCTGACCGACGTCACCGCGCGGCTCGACGACCAGGTTCGGCGGCGCACGAGAAGGCAAGGTTCGTTTCGGCTGATGGCCATCAATTTGCACTCCCAGGGCTGGGGTGATGCCGCCTCGATGAATTGCTCCGCCCGGGAAATGGGTGCCGCCGCCGTCAGATAAGCATTAGGCGTGAGCGTCGTGAAATCCTGCAGCAGATAATCCGGGGCAATCTCGGCATTAACGAAGCGGTCCTCCAACTGGATCGGCACGTCGTCCTCGTGGTGGACGATGATGGAGTGAAAGACCTTCGCCCCTACTGCGATCTCCAGCGCCGTTGCGAGATCCGGACCGCAGACCTCCGTCTGCGCGAGTATAAGGCTCGGCCGGTGCGCCGAACCGCGCTCCTTGATCTCGTCGGCAATGTTGCGCACGCCCATCATCCCGGCGCTTCGCTTTTTGGGGGCGACGAAGGACCCGCGCCCCTGCACGCGGACGATCACCCCCTCGGTCGCCAGCTCCCGCAAAGCGCGGTTTGCCGTCATGCGGCTGACACCCAGCATGTCGACCATCTCGTTTTCCGAGGGTATCCTGTGGTTCGTCAACCACTCTCCGCTGGCGATCTTTTCCTTGATCTGTTCTTTCACGCGCTCGTACAGCGGCAGGGAGGAGCGATCGCCCGAGACAGGAAACTCGCTTTCGATGACGGGCAGCATTGAAACTCCTAAAAATCGGGCGACTGCACAAAACGCAGTCAGAATCCGCACAAGCACAAAATTATCACATCCTATCTTGCTTGTCTTTCGCAAATGTGTGAAGTTACATATACAACTTGAGGGGAAAATAATGGCGAGCGAGGCCTCGATCTCTAGCAGCCGCAAGTCAGTCGCCGACGGTCGGGGCGATAGCCGCGCTCCCGTCCAGCGCGGTGGCAGGCGCTTTCCTGGCAAGGCCGGCGCAATGCAGGAAGGGGAGCAGGGTCCACGCTCGCCAAAAGATCGTTCTCTCCCAAGCCGTCCCACCGCATGCGCCGCAGATACAACTTTTCCAAAACGCCGGCGCCAAGCGAATACCGCAAAGTTGTATAGTGAACTTTCAACAAACCGCATCAACGCAAGCATCGAATTCCACATTGATTCGATGACGACCGGCCTCCGCGACAATCGTCTAATCGGAGCGCCCGGTTAAACCTCAAAGACGCATGCCAGCAATTTGCCAATCATCAAACCAAAAGGGGAATGCAATGCTGAATTCAAAACTGAGAATCGCGCTGGCCACGACCTCGCTTGTCATGGGAGCATATGCCGGCGCCGCCAGGGCGGAAGGCTATTGCAGCGCCGGAAAGACCGTCACCTTCGCCGGCATCGACTGGGAAAGCGGCGCCTTCATAACCGAGGTCATGAAGGAAATCCTGTCCAAGGGCTATGATTGCAAGGTCGATTCCATTCCCGGCAATTCCGTGACGCTTGAACAGGCGACCGCCAATAACGACGTGCAGATCTTCGCCGAAGAGTGGATCGGCCGCTCCGATGTCTGGAACAAGGCCGCCGAAGCCGGTCAGGTGAAATCGGTCGGCAAGACCTTCGTCGGCGCCGCCGAAGGCTGGTTCGTGCCGGAATATCTGGTCAAGGGCGACCCCACCAAAGGTATCGAAGCGAAGGCCCCTGATCTGAAGAGCGTCGACCAGCTTTCCGATCCGAAGATCGTCGAATTATTCAAGGACCCGGAAGAGCCGACCAAGGGCCGCTTCCTCAATTGCCCGTCGGGCTGGACCTGCGAAGGCGTCAACACCGCCAAGCTTCAGGCCTACAAGCTCGATGGCAATTATGTGAACTTCCGCCCCGGCACCGGCACCGCGCTCGATGCCGCAATCGCCGCCGGTTACCTCCAGGGCGAGCCGATGCTGTTCTATTACTGGAGCCCGACGGCGATCATGGGCAAATACAAGCTCATTCAGCTGCAGGAGCCCGCCTATAGCGAGGCCTGCTGGAAGGAGCTGACAAGCGCGGATGGAAAGCGTGATGCCGGCTGCGCCTTCCCTTCCGTCGAGGTGGCCTATGGCGTGAACAGCACCTTTGCGAAGGACGCCCCGGAAATCATGGCAATCCTTGAAAAGGCGACCTTCCCGCTGGCGGAAATCAACGCCAGCCTCGCCTATATGACGGACAAGCAGGTCGATGCGACAGCCGCCGCCAAGACCTTCCTCCAGACCAAGGCCGATATCTGGGGCAACTGGGTTTCGGCCGACGCCAAGGCGCGTATCGAAGCCGCCGTCAAGTAAGGATGGCAGGCGCGCCGGGCTTCCGGCGCGCATTTTCCCGTCAGGACAGGGGCCAGCTCCCGGAGCAGGGACCGGCATGCGCGAGGACTACACCGATGTTTCCTGAAGTTTTCCATATTTCCATCCGCGGCCCGATCAATGAAATCGTGCGCTCGCTGGTGGTGAACTACGGCTACGTTTTCAAGGCGATCTCGCAGACGATCCTGCAGGCGATCCTCTTCGTGGAATGGGCCCTGCGCGGACTGCCGTGGTGGGCCATTTTTCTGGTCTTTCTGGTGCTCGCCTGGTTCGCGGCGAAAAAGATTTCGCTGGTCATCATGGTCGCCGTCATGCTGTTCATCGTCGGCGCGCTCGGTCTCTGGGACCTGACGATGCAGACACTGGCGCTGATGCTGATTGCCAGCCTCATCTCCATCGTCATCGGCGTGCCCATGGGCATCCTGCTTGCGAAAAGCGAATGGGCGCGGCGCATCACGCTGCCGATCCTCGATGTCATGCAGACCATGCCGAGCTTCGTTTATCTCATCCCCGCCATCATGCTGTTCGGCCTCGGCAAGGTTCCGGCCGTGCTTGCCACCATCATTTATGCCGTGCCGCCGCTGATCCGCCTGACCGATCTCGGCATCCGGCAGGTGGACCGGGAAGTGGTGGAGGCGGCGACCGCCTTTGGCGGCAGCCCGAGACAAATCCTCTTCGGCGTCGAATTGCCGCTTGCCACACCAACCATCATGGCCGGTCTCAACCAGACGATCATGATGGCGCTTTCCATGGTCGTCGTCGCCTCGATGATCGGTGCGCGCGGCCTTGGCGAGCAGGTGCTGAACGGCATCCAGACGCTTGATGTCGGCAAGGGCCTCGAAGCCGGCCTCGGCATCGTTATTCTCGCAATCGTGCTCGATCGCATCACCCAGGGTTTTGGCCGATCCAGCCGGAAGGAAATGGGCAATGACTGATATCCATATCCGCAACGTGTCCAAGATATTCGGCGGCAACTGGAAGGCTGCGCTGAGCATGGCCCAGCAGGGCGCTGAGAAAAGCGCGATCCTGGCAAAGACGGGATGCAGTGTCGGCCTCGACAATGTCAGCCTCGACATCGAAGCCGGCCGCATTTTCGTTATCATGGGTCTTTCCGGCTCCGGCAAGTCGACGCTGGTTCGTCACATCAATCGCCTGATCGAACCGACAAGCGGCGAGATTCTCGTCGGCGGAGACAATGTTCTCGCCCTCAAAGCGAAGGAGCTGCGGGATTTCCGCAACCGTCGCGTCAGCATGGTGTTCCAGAATTTCGGCCTGATGCCGCACCGCACCGTGTTGCAGAACGTGGTTTATGGCCAGCGCGTGCGCGGACTGACCAAGGCGGACGCGCGACCGATCGGCATGAAATGGATAGAGACCGTTGGACTTTCCGGCTATGAGGACAAGTTTCCACACCAGCTTTCAGGCGGCATGAAACAGCGTGTCGGTCTCGCCCGGGCGCTCGCGGCCGATACCGACGTCATTCTGATGGACGAGGCCTTTTCGGCACTCGACCCGTTGATCCGCGCCGACATGCAGGACCAGTTGCTGCAGCTTGAAAAGAACCTGCACAAGACCATCGTCTTCATTACCCACGATCTCGACGAGGCGCTTCGCATCGGTGCGCAGATCGCGATCCTGAAGGATGGCAAGCTGGTTCAGGTCGGGACCCCGGACCAGATCCTTAACAGCCCCGCAAACGATTATGTCGCCCGTTTCGTGGAACGCCGTGCGGGTGCGGCGGGAGAAAGCCAGCATGGCTGATACGGTCACCATTGATCGCCCCTTCAGCTGGCAGCAGATCGCCGCTGTCGCAAAGGGTGCGACGCTTTGCCTGTCGGATGATGCCTGGCAACGCATTGCCCGCGCGCGCGC
The DNA window shown above is from Agrobacterium tumefaciens and carries:
- a CDS encoding ABC transporter substrate-binding protein, encoding MLNSKLRIALATTSLVMGAYAGAARAEGYCSAGKTVTFAGIDWESGAFITEVMKEILSKGYDCKVDSIPGNSVTLEQATANNDVQIFAEEWIGRSDVWNKAAEAGQVKSVGKTFVGAAEGWFVPEYLVKGDPTKGIEAKAPDLKSVDQLSDPKIVELFKDPEEPTKGRFLNCPSGWTCEGVNTAKLQAYKLDGNYVNFRPGTGTALDAAIAAGYLQGEPMLFYYWSPTAIMGKYKLIQLQEPAYSEACWKELTSADGKRDAGCAFPSVEVAYGVNSTFAKDAPEIMAILEKATFPLAEINASLAYMTDKQVDATAAAKTFLQTKADIWGNWVSADAKARIEAAVK
- a CDS encoding quaternary amine ABC transporter ATP-binding protein, with amino-acid sequence MTDIHIRNVSKIFGGNWKAALSMAQQGAEKSAILAKTGCSVGLDNVSLDIEAGRIFVIMGLSGSGKSTLVRHINRLIEPTSGEILVGGDNVLALKAKELRDFRNRRVSMVFQNFGLMPHRTVLQNVVYGQRVRGLTKADARPIGMKWIETVGLSGYEDKFPHQLSGGMKQRVGLARALAADTDVILMDEAFSALDPLIRADMQDQLLQLEKNLHKTIVFITHDLDEALRIGAQIAILKDGKLVQVGTPDQILNSPANDYVARFVERRAGAAGESQHG
- the hutC gene encoding histidine utilization repressor, producing MLPVIESEFPVSGDRSSLPLYERVKEQIKEKIASGEWLTNHRIPSENEMVDMLGVSRMTANRALRELATEGVIVRVQGRGSFVAPKKRSAGMMGVRNIADEIKERGSAHRPSLILAQTEVCGPDLATALEIAVGAKVFHSIIVHHEDDVPIQLEDRFVNAEIAPDYLLQDFTTLTPNAYLTAAAPISRAEQFIEAASPQPWECKLMAISRNEPCLLVRRRTWSSSRAVTSVRLLYPGSRYRLESQE
- a CDS encoding TetR/AcrR family transcriptional regulator, producing the protein MAKTKLTRAEQKIQRPLQILDAAFEEFTKRGFTATRVEDIAERVGVTKGTVYVYFETKEALFEAMVRHASQPFQEAFKAYTYKSDDPVEELRLLLEFLFDALVDNRKMRELFRLIVAEGAKFPDLIDQHHDTMMTPVFARINTILEEGVAKKRFRANPPELAKVVMSPMVGTLVFRLIFDDRRSLDRQAVLSIHLDLIMRGLLA
- a CDS encoding ABC transporter permease — translated: MFPEVFHISIRGPINEIVRSLVVNYGYVFKAISQTILQAILFVEWALRGLPWWAIFLVFLVLAWFAAKKISLVIMVAVMLFIVGALGLWDLTMQTLALMLIASLISIVIGVPMGILLAKSEWARRITLPILDVMQTMPSFVYLIPAIMLFGLGKVPAVLATIIYAVPPLIRLTDLGIRQVDREVVEAATAFGGSPRQILFGVELPLATPTIMAGLNQTIMMALSMVVVASMIGARGLGEQVLNGIQTLDVGKGLEAGLGIVILAIVLDRITQGFGRSSRKEMGND